Within the Chromobacterium paludis genome, the region GAATATCGTGGCCTGCGCACTGGCCAACAAACTGGCACGGGTCGTGTGGGCGCTACTCGCCAAAGGCGGCGAGTACCGTCCCCAGGCCCGCGCACTGACTGAAATGCAAACCGCCGGGTAAACCCGGCGGCGAGTAGAAGCCTGCTTTTGCCAAGACAGATACTGATGACGACAACCGGCCCACGGCCTGCAGGATACCCCGATCGTAAAAACAGTCATGACAGACTGAGGGCTTTTTAGGGACTTGCAGGAGCGGCTCACATCATGGATCGGGCTCTATTGTGCCCATCAAGAATCCGGATAGATTAGAGCAAGCCTACCCCGTCATGATTCATCAGCACGCTGTTCTTGCAAAGGTCAGGCTGACCATAGATTTTTTCATGGTGGCGGCTGGCTTACTTGGCCGGCTGTTCAACCATGCTTTCCTTCACGGCGTCGATCACGACTTCCACGCGACGGTCAGACTCGATGCAAGCCTTGATTTCGGCATTTTGCTTCTTGTTCTTCGCGTATTTCGGGAACTTGGCCTTGCACTCTTCCGTCATCTTGGCTTCGGCCTTGCCCTTACCGACGGAAGTTACCTTCTCAGCCGGCACGCCTTCGTTCACGAAGTAGGCCTTGACCGCGTCGGCGCGCTTCTGGGACAGAGCGTTGTTCAGCTTGTCGGAACCCATGAAGTCGGTGTAGCCGTCGATTTCCACGCCGGTCAGGTGGCCTTGGCCAGCGTGAGCCTTCAGCTTGGCAACCAGCGGATCCAGTTCGTTCTTGGCGTCTGCGCGCAGGGTGGACTTGTTGAAGTCGAACAGCACCTTGGCGGACAGGGTCACTTTTTCCTTCATCTGAACCATGGTCGGCTTCGGAGCCACCGGAGCGGCGACAACCGGCTTGGCCGCTTCGCGGTCGCCACATTCAACCAGGCCGTTGGCAGCCTTGTCGAAGGTGGAGGTGCGCCAGCATTCGCCGTAGTTGTTGCGGACTACGGAGTCGGTGGATTGGTCAACGGCATAACCCGGTTTGGCAGCAAAAGCGCTAGCAGAAACCAACAGGGCGGCAACCAGTGCGCTCAGTTTCAGCTGTTTAGTCATGTTATTCCCTCTTTAATCTATAAAATGGGTCGCAATGCGGGCTGACGCAAAGACCACGCGAACAAGTTGACTGCAAACATCAGAGATGGCTACATGCTGTGTTGATGCAGTTAACCCGCACTATAGGAATCCAGCAACACCATGTCAACACGAGCCCGGGCCTCACGCTCGAGAAACGTTGCACAAATACATCACAATTCGCTTATTATCGGAGAAATTTGTCTCCCTAACGCGACACATTACGGCTGTGTGACGCGTCTGCGAAACAGTGGTTGCGGCTGCCTGAAAGTTACCTGATAGCTATCGCTGAAGGTATTGTAACAAGAATCAACGTTCAGCGTCTTGCCTTCCTTGATCTGGAAGGCATCGAAGCCCACCTGCCACAATGGATGAATCAGGTCTTGCCAGACATCGCCCACCGCCCGCAGTTCCCCGCTGAAATGATAGCGCTCCCGCAATAGCCTGGCGAGGCTGTAGCCGCGGCCATCCGTGAAGGCAGGGAAGTCAATCGCCACAAGGGACAGCGATGGCAAATGCGCTTGCAGCAAGGCAGGATCGTCATCCGGCGCCAGCCAGACTCCCACTCGCCCGCGCCGCCCGCTCCACCGCTCCGCATCCGCCAGCCATGCGGCCAGCGGCACGATCACATCCGCGTCAAGCGGCGCGGCAGGCAGTTCGCCTTGCTCATCCGGGCGCAGCAGCGTCCATTCGTCGGCCAGTTCTTTGCCGTGCTTAATGTACCGGGGCATAGACCCTCTCCTTGAACGGTTCCACGCCGACACGACGCAGGGTTTCGATGAAGCGCTCGCCATCTTGCCGTTTTTCGACATAGACCTGCATGATCTTGCCGAAGGCAACCGGCACGTCAGCCTGCGCAAAAGAGGGGCCGATCACCTTGCCAATGGCGGTATCGCTGCCCTGGCTGCCGCCCAGCGTGATCTGGTACCACTCCTCGCCGTTTTTATCGACGCCTAGTATGCCGATATTGCCAATATGGTGATGGCCGCAGGCGTTCATGCAGCCGGAGAAGTTACAGGCGATCTCGCCCAGATCGTGCAGATAATCGAAGTCGTCGAAAGTCTGCTGGATGGCATTGGCCACCGGAATGGAGCGCGCATTGGCCAGCGAGCAGAAATCGCCGCCCGGGCAGCTGATGATGTCGGTCAACAGACCGATATTGGGCGTGGCCATGCGCTGCTGGCGGGCCTCGCGCCACAGCGCGTACAAGTCTTTCTGCGCCACGTCCGGCAGCACCAGATTCTGTTCGTGCGCCACACGCAG harbors:
- a CDS encoding DUF934 domain-containing protein: MPRYIKHGKELADEWTLLRPDEQGELPAAPLDADVIVPLAAWLADAERWSGRRGRVGVWLAPDDDPALLQAHLPSLSLVAIDFPAFTDGRGYSLARLLRERYHFSGELRAVGDVWQDLIHPLWQVGFDAFQIKEGKTLNVDSCYNTFSDSYQVTFRQPQPLFRRRVTQP
- a CDS encoding OmpA family protein encodes the protein MTKQLKLSALVAALLVSASAFAAKPGYAVDQSTDSVVRNNYGECWRTSTFDKAANGLVECGDREAAKPVVAAPVAPKPTMVQMKEKVTLSAKVLFDFNKSTLRADAKNELDPLVAKLKAHAGQGHLTGVEIDGYTDFMGSDKLNNALSQKRADAVKAYFVNEGVPAEKVTSVGKGKAEAKMTEECKAKFPKYAKNKKQNAEIKACIESDRRVEVVIDAVKESMVEQPAK